TGAAGTTACTATTGTTTTAGATAAATTTCTTGAAATGACAAATATAGAAGAGAGGAGTAAAAAAGAGGAGAGTTTTTTACCTACAAAACTAAAAAGTTCAAATATTTTAGAGAGATTTGTGGAAATCACAACTTTAAAAAAGGGAGATATTTTCGGGGAAATATCTTTTTTAGCAAACGAGCCAAGAAATGCAGGTGTTAGAATTAAAGATAAAAATCCAGTAACACTTTTGAGCTTTCAAATTAAAGAAAATGATGATGCGATTGATAATAAAAATGCACAAATTTCTCTT
This genomic stretch from Thiovulum sp. ES harbors:
- a CDS encoding cyclic nucleotide-binding protein (PFAM: Cyclic nucleotide-binding domain), yielding MNFLKIRKKFNIFQGLTDEEALSVIQDIKISTFKYGDFVFYEGDITKDFYYILEGEVTIVLDKFLEMTNIEERSKKEESFLPTKLKSSNILERFVEITTLKKGDIFGEISFLANEPRNAGVRIKDKNPVTLLSFQIKENDDAIDNKNAQISLYKNITKLLVRKLKNTNKIVAGLKII